From a region of the Zingiber officinale cultivar Zhangliang chromosome 4B, Zo_v1.1, whole genome shotgun sequence genome:
- the LOC121976452 gene encoding wall-associated receptor kinase 1-like → MAMHRSVALLLPLLVMAISDGASTNSSRSTTSFHLPSNCSSSCGDIAISYPFGIERGCFRPGFDLLCDRDADHTKLLLPGGVATEVLSISPSAPIMNVRLGIATMSYQSRSLFTGWTEAPFAALFSSVTALTVVGCSATALLMDRNNKTIGSCMTICPNDDDLTAAEASCSGIGCCQISLPLLVRPYAVQLTRNDSEPTSSVKAFFSGNEEYVFKKADIFADDSIAPPEVFMEWAINGSSSCEEAIKSTSNYACISNNSVCSDSITSGLGYYCVCMLGYHGNPYITDGCQASSPTETASPASPHRPVSDCPTKCGNITVPFPFGLQEGCYKEEEESFRLVCQAPMLMFSRSGMSLFHVVEVLLEEGQVRVQRTDQTPAEEVLLEGGIDPQRGPYKFLDESMMFEWAIQKLPCADAVKLNETQYACVSHRSVCVDVYAAAAANRSGYRCKCVQGHHGNPYVLDGCQGIRIPRGQTMMTGIVAGVSSTIALLSVLATAIFFDQRLKLLKLKRMKERYFLKNQGLLLQKLLSTNDDNTGRAKIFSLKELEKATNNFDQTRILGQGGHGTVYKGILSDQRVVAIKRTNIVVEREIDQFINEVAILSQINHRNVVKLYGCCLETEVPLLVYEFITNGALSDHLHGQGKRSSLSWEDRLRIASQVVGSLSYLHSAASISIYHRDLKTSNVLLDDTYTAKVSDFGASRSIPIDQTHLTTTIQGTFGYLDPEYYQTGKLTEKSDVYSFGVILLELLTGKKPVLSSRYGEMNLVMYFNQATKYKHVFDILEARVKAEGAKQELDEVIRLAEECLRVRGAERPNMKEVETRLQGLTKGRFNKKLELASVHCEEVEDLDGDLFCASFEEQHSRCPSFDDSEQEFSQSLNYSR, encoded by the exons CGGCGGCGTCGCCACCGAGGTGCTCAGTATCTCTCCGTCTGCCCCCATCATGAACGTCCGTCTCGGCATCGCCACCATGAGCTACCAATCGCGCTCCCTCTTCACCGGCTGGACAGAGGCCCCCTTTGCCGCCCTCTTCTCCTCCGTCACCGCCCTTACCGTCGTCGGGTGCAGCGCCACCGCCTTACTTATGGACCGCAACAACAAAACCATCGGGAGCTGCATGACCATCTGCCCCAACGACGACGACTTGACCGCCGCCGAAGCGAGTTGCAGCGGGATCGGCTGCTGCCAGATCAGCCTACCGCTGTTGGTCCGTCCGTATGCGGTCCAACTCACCCGCAACGACTCGGAGCCCACCTCCAGCGTCAAGGCCTTCTTCTCCGGCAACGAGGAATATGTCTTCAAGAAGGCGGATATCTTCGCCGACGACAGCATCGCGCCGCCGGAGGTCTTTATGGAGTGGGCCATCAACGGCTCATCATCCTGCGAGGAAGCCATCAAGAGCACTTCTAATTACGCCTGCATCAGCAACAACAGCGTCTGCTCCGACAGCATAACCAGTGGCCTCGGTTACTACTGCGTTTGCATGCTAGGTTATCATGGCAATCCTTACATCACCGACGGCTGCCAAG CATCATCGCCGACGGAGACGGCGTCGCCGGCGTCACCTCATCGTCCCGTATCAGACTGCCCAACAAAGTGCGGAAACATCACTGTTCCTTTCCCCTTCGGTCTGCAAGAAGGCTGCtacaaggaggaggaggagagcttCCGCTTGGTGTGCCAGGCGCCGATGCTCATGTTTAGTCGCTCAGGAATGAGCTTGTTTCACGTGGTGGAGGTGCTGCTTGAGGAAGGTCAAGTGCGAGTTCAACGAACAGATCAGACACCGGCAGAGGAAGTGCTGCTGGAGGGAGGCATCGATCCCCAGAGAGGTCCTTATAAATTTTTGGACGAGTCGATGATGTTTGAGTGGGCGATCCAAAAGTTGCCCTGCGCGGATGCTGTCAAACTGAATGAGACTCAATACGCGTGCGTCAGCCACCGCAGCGTGTGCGTTGATGTgtacgccgccgccgccgccaatcGCTCCGGTTATCGCTGCAAGTGCGTCCAAGGCCACCATGGAAATCCATATGTTTTGGATGGCTGCCAAG gTATACGGATTCCACGGGGACAAACAATGATGACAGGCATCGTTGCCGGAGTGAGCAGTACCATTGCACTTCTTTCTGTTTTAGCCACTGCGATATTTTTCGACCAAAGATTGAAACTGCTGAAACTGAAGCGGATGAAGGAGCGATACTTCCTCAAAAACCAAGGCTTGTTGTTGCAGAAACTACTATCGACTAATGACGATAATACAGGGAGAGCAAAGATCTTTTCTTTGAAAGAATTAGAGAAAGCAACCAACAACTTCGACCAGACGAGAATCCTCGGACAGGGAGGCCATGGCACAGTATACAAAGGCATCCTGTCCGATCAGCGTGTCGTCGCCATTAAAAGAACCAATATAGTAGTAGAGAGAGAGATCGATCAGTTTATAAACGAGGTTGCTATTCTTTCTCAAATCAATCATCGAAATGTTGTCAAGCTCTATGGATGCTGTTTAGAGACTGAGGTGCCTCTCCTGGTGTACGAGTTCATCACAAACGGAGCTCTTTCAGATCATCTCCATGGCCAAGGCAAAAGGTCCTCGTTATCATGGGAGGATCGACTAAGGATTGCATCACAAGTTGTGGGATCACTTTCTTATCTACACTCTGCCGCTTCAATATCGATATACCACCGAGACCTCAAGACATCAAATGTGCTCTTAGATGATACTTACACTGCAAAAGTTTCAGATTTCGGAGCTTCCAGATCTATTCCTATAGATCAGACACATCTGACCACAACAATACAAGGTACTTTTGGCTACTTGGATCCTGAATACTATCAAACTGGAAAACTGACAGAGAAGAGTGATGTATATAGCTTTGGGGTTATACTTTTGGAGCTTTTAACAGGAAAGAAACCTGTTCTATCCTCTAGATATGGGGAGATGAATTTGGTGATGTACTTCAACCAAGCGACAAAATATAAACACGTGTTCGATATCTTAGAGGCGAGGGTAAAGGCAGAGGGAGCAAAGCAAGAACTTGATGAAGTGATTCGTTTAGCAGAGGAATGCTTGAGGGTTAGAGGAGCAGAGAGGCCTAACATGAAAGAAGTAGAGACAAGATTGCAAGGTTTGACAAAGGGAAGGTTCAATAAGAAACTAGAATTAGCTTCTGTACATTGTGAAGAAGTTGAAGACCTTGATGGTGATCTATTTTGTGCTTCTTTTGAAGAGCAGCATTCAAGGTGCCCCAGCTTCGACGACTCGGAGCAAGAGTTCTCTCAGTCACTGAATTATTCAAGATGA